One part of the Chrysemys picta bellii isolate R12L10 chromosome 14, ASM1138683v2, whole genome shotgun sequence genome encodes these proteins:
- the LOC135975656 gene encoding mediator of RNA polymerase II transcription subunit 15-like, translating to MESSQDRKRAPAWTEREVRDLLAIWGDEAVIAELRSSKRNGKVLEKISKAMKDRGHNRDTQQCRVKIKELRQAYHKAREANGRSGAEPQTCRYYAELHAILGGAATTTPTVCYDSLTGETHREDGSGNEEDEDGGTVGSSQQQGSGETGFPNSQDMFITLDLEPVTPELTQDPQGTQETSAANVSPSQRLVNIRKRKRRTRDEMFTELQMFAQADRAQQNAWRQSMSEMRKAQYEREERWRAESREEQSKWRAEDDRWRQLADRRQEAMLRLLEHQTDMLERMIELQERQQEQRPPLQPLCNQQPSSPSSIASSPRRPRTRWGGLRPPSHSTPDDRPSIRRLAFNKT from the exons atggagtcctcccaggatcgcaaaagagctccagcatggaccgaacgggaggtacgagatctgctcgccatatggggagatgaagcagtgatagctgaactccgtagcagtaaaagaaatggcaaagtattagaaaagatctccaaggccatgaaggaccgaggccataacagggacacacagcagtgccgcgtgaaaattaaggagctacggcaagcttaccacaaagccagagaagcaaacggaaggtccggggcagagccgcaaacttgccgctactacgcggagctgcatgcgatcctagggggtgcagccaccactaccccaaccgtgtgctatgactctctcactggagaaacacacagggaagacggttcagggaacgaggaagatgaggatggaggtactgtaggtagctcacagcagcaaggaagcggagaaaccggtttccccaacagccaggatatgtttatcaccctggacctggaaccagtaacccccgaactcacccaagaccctcagggcacacaggagacctctg ctgcaaatgtttctccttcgcagaggctcgtgaacattagaaagagaaaacgtaggacgagggacgagatgttcacggagctgcagatgttcgcccaggctgatagagcacagcagaatgcgtggaggcagtcaatgtcggagatgagaaaagcccaatatgaacgagaggagaggtggcgggctgaatcgcgggaagaacagagcaagtggcgggctgaagacgataggtggcgtcagcttgcagacagacggcaagaggcaatgctccgtctgctggagcatcaaactgatatgctcgagcgtatgatTGAGTTGcaagaaaggcagcaggagcagagaccgccgctacagcccctgtgtaaccaacagccctcctccccaagttcgatagcctcctcaccaagacgcccaagaacacggtgggggggcctccgtccacccagtcactccaccccagatgatcgcccaagcatcagaaggctggccttcaataagacttaa